The Elaeis guineensis isolate ETL-2024a chromosome 5, EG11, whole genome shotgun sequence DNA segment gagctttcGAAGGGAGAGCACGGAGACAACTACCTGGGACTGGGGGACAACTCGACAGAGTCTCAATGCCAGGAGCAGATTTGCAgcaaaagtgaagttttggatgtaagtggccgtatatatataaggcccttcaacggtcgagatgaaagcacaCCGAATGAGGGCTCCCGGATGCCGACACATGGCAGCGCCTGGGCCCTTcctcggtccgacggttcgacgcacctgcccccagatcaagccacgtcacctccatccgcgtgAACGATTTCGACCCAATAGCCCCCTGACACGTGACAGAAAAATCGCATCTCGAAATTCGTTAACCGACGGCGGTTCGTGTTCCCAAGGAGACAGCGGTTCCTGTTCCCAATGGGATGTCTGACACCGGACCGTTCGTTGGTACGGTCGCCAGAGTTGGAGCATGATGTGATGGATAATCACTCCTTTCGCCGAAGCCATCACCCACGTGGAAATGCTGGCCGACATGATATCCGACTCAgaagtggggggggcaactgttgggatataccgaccgacctctctacgccgacttaccctcggacctgtctgaccgacgcccgactctaccgatcggACCGACCGATGGCTCCGATAACGGCTGTCGATAATAtgcgaccgaaggtatgtcggccaaacagacccatactgttccCGATCGGCTGAGCGAccgagcccaaatcaccgactcactgtcgggggtggcagccgacgtctgactttagcaagacaccagaccagccgacggtgtcttcgGATCATTACCCAACGTCCCAGTAGTCGAATACCAACGTATAGTTGGCCAGCCCGTCCGAACGCCATATGACggctatgggctgctgtcctgtcaaggacatgctgtgcgactgccctggggcattgtcctgcaaaggacatgggttaattctgacaacccacgatgatttgataatccacggtgatttgacagcccccgacgatttgacaactccccagttatctgcaccattaatagcgggatcataccgcattctactataaaaaaaGGTACGGCAGCAGTCTTGGTGAGTTTTGAAATAAGCTTTCTTAAGCTCTCTCAAGCTTTCTCTAGCCCTCTCGAGCTGAGCCTctaatttttcactgttgcctagtctcctctttgacttgaccgtcggagggtctccgttggAGGTATCTTCGGTCCGTGAGGACTTCTTTTGCGGGTGCGCGACACCGACGATCGGGCGATGGGAGATTGGCCGCAATACCATTCATGTGTTCGCCACGTGCATGCCTGCCTGCATGCATGCATGGAGAGAGAGATTCCTTCTTAATTTATACGTACGTATAGTATATAGAAATATCGAAGACCCGTTAATGATTCCTATgtggtatgtatgtatatagagcTTTGTTGAACGTGCAAGCTGACCAAACATGTAAAATCTAAGATGGCAGTAATTAGACGGTTTAAATTTTACCTTCATCGAGATAGGGGCTTACGATTATCCGAGAGAGGACTGCCTAACGTTGTATAGTCCACAGCCTAAAAGTCTCTTCAACATTAGAGATTGAGATAGATAGAAttatagatagagagagagagagagagagagagggagggagagatctTTGCAAGCTCAAAAGAATCAACTAGGGATGCATGTCGTGCCAGCGTCGATCTGGGCTATGAGACATCAACTGCAAACACATTGGACCAGTCTCAACCCAGCCCATATGGGCTAACTGGGATCCAGGCTTTCCTCAGAAAGGGTACATAGTGTGCAGAGAGGAATCCTCCCTTCAATCAAAGACTAATATTCTATCAATGCAATCGGATAAAAATTACCAGAAATTTTCACATTCAAAACTAGATTCAAGGATAGTTGCTTAAACAACAGTCGACCAATACTTCAATGGAAATGCTATACGAGGTGCATGGCACTTCATGGTTCGACCGACCCCCCTCATCAACATTCCACCAATTAATCCATTCTTGCCCCATGGCACGAGAATTATTTTAAGTGATCAACCAGCTCCCTGTAGCATTCTCTTGCTTGAATAATGGGGGTTGCAATTGCAACTACGATATATATAATTTACCTGATATGCCATATATGCGATATATATAATCTTCATTTGGGGTCAGGCAAAGATGATCCAAGCATAGCTCAACCCATGTAGAACTTGTGATCTAAGCATAGAATACCTCAGATATGTTTTGTCTAACCTGATTGGAATGCTGGCAAGGCCGAGCCAGTTATTGACCTTGAATTCATGCATATCtctcactaaaaaaaaaaaaaaaaaattatttgtgatgattgatttatcatcataaaaaaattatttacgatgataaaaaATCTTCATGAATAAGATGTCAATTTTAATTGCTATTCGTAACGGTAATCAAATCCTGTAGTAAAAAATAGAGTTTTACGACGGTAATAAGTCgtagtaaataatttatgatttttacgACGGTAATGGATcgtgataaataatttataatttttacgaCGGTAATACATcatagataatatatatatatatatatatatatatatatatatatatatatatatatatatatatatatatatatatatttatgatgatattatgccatgataaaaaataattaaaacatCCCATCTaagtttttctctcttttttttttcttttgcgatGATATTTTACTGtgataaaaaattacttaaaataacCAAACTTCCTCCCACCCATGATATTTGCCGtcgtaaataatatattaaaaataataaaaattttttttgctatcaCTATTTGTGATAGCAAAGCaccgtaaaaaaaataaaaattttactgtcACTATTTATGATAGTGGAGTactgtaataaaaaaatttttactatcACTATTCGTGACGATTATagttatcataaaaataaaatatttatttatgataataaaatattataaaaaatattatttacaacGACATCTTTCGTCGTAAATAACTGTCATAAATATATCTTATACGATGTCTTTTTGCGATGCAAGTAATTACCGTCGTAAAAAATTATCGtaaaaattttttacaatgatatttTTTCGTCACAAAATTTTTACTGCAACTGAAACGACGGTGGTTAAAATACCATCGCAagataatcataaatatttttttataataataaattattatttatgatgataaaatatcatcataaaaaaattattttttttataatgtcTGTATTATCAGATGCTTAGCAAGCATAATTTTGTGCACATGCACAAGCATGGGGATTTTTAATTTCCTTTGGTTAAAGGTGGGGTGGTACTGTCGAGCAAAAGTAATAAATAAATATGGACAATGCAACGAGAATATGGTGCCTCCCAACTTAATGAAGAAATTAAAGCTGGATGCAACTATATGAGCAGTGGGCACCTGCACCTCCTTCACGACTTTTCCCAttccatcatatatatatatatatatatatatatatatataaagcaaattcattatcattcatcttttgGGTTTTAATACGATCATGGTTCCATTCTCTATTTTCAATATCactaatataaaatctcatgaaaTAATTATAAGTTCTTCCCCAATATGGTAGACTTATAATACATACAGATGTGAACAAAAGATTTTAGACTTTACAAAATTGAAATTTCGGGATTGCTAAATGAAAATTGAAACCATTGAATGCAATCTAAAAGATTCTAGCTTTACCTAATTAGTTTGTTGACATTTGTCTCCATATGTGAGCAATCTAGAGTTTAACCTTGATGACGGAAAACCAATCATatttctcaaaagaaaaaaaaaaaaaaaaaagatatgctgTGGAAGTTTGGTCCCTATGCAGCAAACCATGCCAAATTAATAATCTTATGGCACATTATAATGTTTTGAAACAACTTGTACAGGGAAGGGTTCTGCAAAACATAACACCTTCCATTTTAAAGTAGCTTTTAATGTAGCAAGTCAAATAGAACTTACATTTTTATTTTGCAACTTTCAGAGTTGGTTCATTCCCAAAACGATTTCATATTTCAAACGaaagtttataaaaaaattattattttttttcttactctttgtataTCATAATTCTATTCATACATGCACCTATACATATACATAGGTTGCAAGATATAAATCTCTACTAGATAATATTCACAAAGTCTATGAAGGCAACCAAACCAATTTAAATTCtgcttcataaatttaaattggTCACTACAACAAAATGCAAGATAATACCTACATTTTAAAACTATTTTTGGCTAAGTGAAGCTCTTAAAATTGGATGTATGCACATGCATTAGTAATGCTTTGGCAATGCTCATAAAAAATCAACTTGACTAAATCCCAAACAAGTTATATATTCCATAAATGAATTGGCTAGGACTCACAGTATATGTATCTGATCAAAAGATAGAAAGAGAAATGCTTGGAAAACTTAGTAGTACACAAATCTAGGCAccataaatcaaataaatattgTCACCTCCTCTGCTTATTTAGATCATGATTGTGTCAGCTATTTCACAGTTGGATGCCATAAATTGCTGTCCCTTGTACTTTACAATATTATATTttgtggagaaaaaaaaaaaaaaaaaagggtcaagCCAGACAATCCACCAAACCAAGCTCGGTCTAGCCAGCACCTGACATGTCCACCCAGTAACCACATTCCAGCGGACCAACCGTACGTAGCCAGCATGAACCCAACAGCCTCAGTACATTACAGTATATCTCAGCGCACGAGCGCATCACCTGCGGACAATCTTGTACGACCTACCACCACCCCTACACGAATGCCACGTCAGCCCACCCCAAACACCAGACACCACTCCACCCAAGAACATTCTTGTCccaagttcgaacctaaatccATGCACGTTTCACTGGATCATTTGCTGGTTTTGAAGTCCCACGCACAGCATCACACAGCTGATCTCTATCCTTCTCTATCTCTTTCTCTGCATCCGCGTCTCTAAATACCGTCCACTTGATCTTTCTCGCGCGACAAACGCGGCACAGTGGAAACAATACCCGCACTCGCGCATATATTCCACTCTCGGTCCGACCACGGCGGTCTCTGGGATCTACGACGATCTCATTTTGATCGTAGGAGACGTCCGACATGTATCGGAGCTTGTCGGGCAGCCACCGGGACGGGGGCAACGCCGATGGGAGCGGCGCCGCCGTGGCCATGCCGGGATACTTCATGGCGTCGTTATACCCGGTGGAGATGggcggcggtggcggcggcggTGATGCACCCTTGGACCGGGCCCTCATCGCCTCCAGGAACCACCGCGAGGCTGAGAAGCGAAGGAGGGAGCGGATCAAGTCCCATCTTGATCGTCTTCGGACCATTCTCGCCTGCGACCCTAAGGTTGGCTCTAACAATTGCACCAGActttcccttcctctcttctcgaTCTTGGACTTGTAAGGTTGGGTCAAGGGTTACCATCTGaccttttcccccttttttttcctACTTAACTTATTCTTAACTTCTACAATAGCAGTTCTTTTTCCCTTAATATTCGGATGGGTTTTGTGCCGTGATATAGGATAGAATCAGTATATTTGTCATCTGGAGAAGCTTATAGTGTACAACACTAGGTAGGGTTTGTCATGGTAGAACCGTGGCCTTCTTCATATTAAGGATATAAAGAATTTTCTAGTGTTAGGGTTTGGGAAAGTCACCAGCTAGGGTTTCATATAATTCCTTTTACTTTTGTGAGATTGTATAAGCATTTCTTCCATAGTGGAATTTGATTTATTTCCTTGCAACAAAACCATTTCACAAGGATTGGGGTTTTGGAGAGAACTAGCTTATTGGGGATAGATAGGGCTTTGACAGagctttctgaatttttttttattattattggcTATTAGGAATAGCTTTACCTTCTATGTTTTCTTTAGGGTTATGGTCTTGTTCAGCTCCCTGTTTGTCTTcaattcttgttttctttttcctcCATAGACAGATAAAGCATCCCTCTTGGCGAAGGCAGTGGAACACGTTAGAGATTTAAAGCAGCGAACAGCCGACATGACAGAGACCCAGCTCTTCCCCACTGAAAACGATGAGATCGTTGTGCTTCCCTCCTCCAGCTCCAATGGTGAAGGTTCAGTGTTTGAGGCCTCGCTGTGCTGCGAGGACCGGTCTGATCTTCTTCCTGAGCTTATAGAGACCCTCCGATCCCTCCGCCTCAAGACTCTGAGAGCCGATATTGCAACGCTTGGTGGGAGGGTGCGCAACGTGCTGGTCCTTGCCAGAGAGAAAGAAGAGtatgaggaggagaaggaggaggaggagggttcTGGTGGTGCCTTCCTGAGAGATGCTCTCAAGGCTTTGGTGGACCGCCCGGTCTCCGATGACCGGTCCAAGCGGCGGCGTGTCGTGGACCGGGGTTTGGCCTGAGGAGCCTCTTCCTTCCTTGTGGTGGTCTTTGTTTAGGCTTTGTGTTTGGATATTTGGAGCTTTTGCTTCTTGATGGTGGTGTTTTAGGGTTTGTTATGGGCGTCAAGGTTGGAGACCGCAAGGAAGAATATCATTGTTATAAGCTATTATTAATTTGCTGTAATAACAATGTGGTTCCAAACTGCAGCAGTGTTGTTCAAACGAGGTATGTAGATTAAGGTTAGTTTTAGTACTGCAGAGAATGGGAGATAATATAGTTTATCAGACATGGGCATCCGCATGGAATGTCAGTTGTTTTGACGTTCTATTATCTTCTTTATCCCCTTGCTAGCTCTTTCACAAGAAAGGAAGAGGCTTTGAACTGGATATCAGATCAAAAATGTGCTAAATATTTGTGGGTGGATGATGGCAAGTTCCATGTATTATTGTTTTGTGCAAATGATCCTATGCATTTCAATTCCTCAAGTTGTTTAGATTATCTTGGAATGTTAATGATGAGTATGTAGGAGGAGCTTTTTCATGAGTTTTGCTGGATATTCTATTTAGTTTGCAGTTGGAGTGAGTGAAAGGTTTAAGATAAGGGATGGAAGAGAACCTGTGGTAAATAAGTTGAAAGTCTTTCGAAAATTGGAGTATCGCATATTCAAATTGGTCCTAGctgccttttcttttttttccctatCCTTCACACTTCGGAGAGATATAAGCTTAATCTGGCTGGTTTCTACAACAAAACTTCTGGTAGTCTATGTAAAAGACTTCCTTAATTACACTAACTACAGATTACTTACAGTCCATAGTTAGGTTTGTTTTCATGCGCAACTATCTTAAGATCAAGGGCATGTGGAACCATATTCTGACACGCTCTGGTGCAAAAAGTGTGAAAAAAGGGCAACCATCCAAGCAGGACTTGCTGAGGCCAAGACATTGACGCTACAGTAAGAGGAGTTATAGGTAGCAACAAGCGATTCAGGAACTCAGCAAGCAGTGGATTGGCTCGGCTTTTGATAACTTTGCTTGGTGTGTGCTCCCATGGTATGTACGTTCTCTTTTATGATTTTTTCCACCGCTGAAAACTCAATACCAACATCCTTCAACAACAGCATCATAACAAAACCATGGATTCTACAGTAGTAGAAATAGAGACCTCATGCTCTGATTCCTTTACTCATTAATTGCTCAGGTGATCATAGCCCAAAGGCAGCTCGGTCAAACACACACAAAGTAGGAGTTAAAAGTAATGGAAATATAGAAATGAGCATGGGGGAGGTTGCAATGATAGTATACATGTGATAATCTCAGACAATCAATAACTTGTACAAGTACAGTAAGTGAAGTTTCCAACTTATGTAACAACATTACACCAATAAGAAACTTATGAAGAAAATATTATTGCACAAGGAGGTATTCAGCCTTTCAGGTGAGGAATTAAGAGACCCCTCGGGAATGAATACGTAGCAGTGCACCCATGGTGCCATTTGCGAGGGACCACCCCACCCACCTTTGACCCAGGGATGGGAGATCTTGAGGCCGCCGGACGAAGGCGTGCACGGGGCCCGGCGCGCGTGCCGGACCGGTGTCAGAGCCCGCAATCATGCGTGAGCCAGAGAAAGCCAGACAAAAGACGGAGACTTTCCTCCGTATGGCCGAGCACATGTGTGGCCACCTCTTTTCTACCCTTCTCTTCCTACCACCTTtacatatttattattattattattattattatcattatatatgtatatttttatttattttactgtTTAGCCAAGGGAGGGGTGGGGAGGAGGATGAAGGGCTAAAAACTAGAAAGGATGGAGGCTTTTGACATGCACGCTTGAGAGCAATGATTAAGTGTGTGGGAGAAAGAAGGCAGGAGGATGAAAAGAAGAGATGGGGATGGAGCACGGTTTCACGGCAGGGATGTCTGCCGGCCTGGAACAGTGGGGGGGTGGTGTGCGTAGTGGGTGGTTGCTGGTTAAAGCTGCTTTGTCCTCCTATGGCTTTGAGCCATGTCTCGTTCTAATCTTTTTGTCCTTCCGGCTTTTGTTTATGTCAGCATGGCGTAATATTGCTCATGTGTTGGCCAATGGTGGGTCCGCGGAATTAATAGAtccatatgtatgtatatctagcCTTAGCCCAAGGATTTATGGTGACGAGAACATCTCTGTACACCGCATCTAATGCAGAAAAAAAACACCGCTCACGTAGCCATCGCTCTGTAATACCTATTTACTATATgcagttatttttttatttaaatttttaaataataaaaataaatttaaaaaaaaaattatgatattttttattaaaaaattaggttgactcagTATGCATAggcttcaaaatattttgaaacagcagtgaaaaaaatatagattaaatcttttaacctcacatgctatagatctaatctacgttTATCCGAATTCTGGATCtcagacatacatataatctgagaattaaaaattaaaattgagatcggatctcaataccttacACGAGTTGAAATATACCGCAATCGATGATCttggatctgaaaattttttagctgcacacgtgtccgacctctacagatatctatcGAGATCAACTTTGAATCTTTCTTCTCGTTGTAGATCTTTCTTATTCAAATAAGATCTCAGTCTTTTGAATCTTTGATTAATCTTTGATTTTTGAGCGTGAACTCAATACTTGAACAGCAGcctttctcctcattcttgatgcaGAAGCAATCTCCCTCACCTTTGGGTGTGTGAGAAGATGGGACGCCCAACACTTGGGcgttggaaagagaggaagaagggagatggcgtggagaaggagagagagatctaaaatcacaaaaatttaattttttaaaattttaggagactatctccttaaataggccttttcttatttcaaatcattatccaatcaggctaaaaagattagtccttatctcataaggtcacttgccttttaatctgatttttttttcaaaaaaatcagatccaattggAAAGACTCTTGCCTCAAAAGTCAAGTAGATATGGCGCCCTCATCTTATAAGACAAGATGAGGAGATACCACATGATGTCTAAGGCagatagttggggcgccaactcttggcacctccTTAGGGTTTTAAATGCATAAGAGAGGggcatgccccctctctctctccttccacacccTAACAAAAGAGGGGTGGACCTCTCTTTTCTTCATTTGCCCACTCTAAGAATATATGCCCTTGATCTTTTCAAAAAGGAAAGCATGCACCTCCTCTTTCTTTCCAATTAATCCTCgccacaaaagaaaaatcaaaggagaagataaagagatttgtttgccaactaattggcttgattCAATCTTTTTGGACCCACAAATAGATGTCCAGCtaaatctaaatcaaaataaatttagattaggttcaaggctatggacttaatccaatccttatctaataaggaattgaagtctagagaagaattggatttaaccatgtgctagcttgATTCtgttaaacccaataggatttcactaaatcctaacccaattagaacttcacaagtccaattggttaattcaagattaaatctcttaatgtgtgatcccataggttctattctatctgttagtgagatatattataatctccatcacaatatcatcaaaaattctttcgatagattggaacaattctaactctaccctttaagggtcatcgatcatcaagacgatgcccgatgagtctcacaatccaccagtgatacctagcagtatgtagtggcaacccaatagaatgaaagtgtgaacccttaggtgcagttatcatatgattcaatccttctatcgtgagtcccgacttgacggaggtcatgaaaaattcatcagaccccatcgtcagtcatatgctcgattggctcgactcgagttcacttatgaatttcgtgaaaactctttttcagtattcacaattactttgatcaaagactttctgaactcaatctcgtaaatcgcataggacttcttcttttttattaagATCGATAAATTTCTTCTAAATGCATCTTATTCCCatcagcgaacctgaacctactgtagccaacatacatagcaaagatCCGAATAGCTAGAGACCAAGAAAACATGCAATCAaactcagatcaaaggaccactcacaccactgtagtCTCGTTGTGAATAACCGATGACaccacagatcaaaggaccactcacaccactgtagcatcaagataatcactgacgagtgagtagacatccaaatagtttttcgtgttggtcacactcaatgcAAGTTGTTCTTTAACCACCACCCACACTCTCAACCCAGTATTCCTacactgtagacttgagactcatctgctcATAAGAGAGGTAAACAGtacatcgatcttaaatggattggtcaCTATCCTTCATAACGATtctttgatcgagagcatttaaaaactaatcactaataatatatgttccaaattttcaacacctttgagaatatacaaaatcatctttgttaatttctaggacaaatcatggatacataaacatgattgaaataaaaaatcttttattaatattataagtacaaagataagctctgaaaatataaaatatgtcagctaaCAATTAGTTTCTAagacactcatctaacaaactcccgcttaacctaaaatcaattggccatatacttaagacccatcttctcaaggtgagcttcgattttCTGCTGGCTTAGAAGCTTGGTCAGCGGATCCGTCATGTTCTGCATGGAGTTGATTCTCTGCACCTTGAtgaacttcttcttgaggtattcGTGTATGATATGGATCCGCCGctttatatgcttggacttttggtgagatctgagctccttatctagggctatggcaccgttgttgtcacagtgcagtacaatggtatctgatggtatcacacccagctccgtaataaactttttgaaccaaaaagctCTCTTAGTAGTTTCAGAGATGGTGATGTACTCGACTTGCGTGgtcaaatctgcaatgatcgactgcttgaaactcttccagctaaccacaccatcattgtacaaaaaaatatatcctgatgtagattttctatcatagacatcagtcatgaagtctgaattggtgtatccctcaactttcagctccgatggTCCACAAAAGACTaataacaaatccttagtcctcaagtacttaaggatgttttttacAACAATCCAGTATTTTTCATCTGGATTCGCctgatatttgctcgtgacactacggcaagggctatatcaggtcgtgtatataacatcgcatacatgagactccctattaccaaagcataagggatcttgctcatgtgctaggtctccttaggtgtgtcaggacacatcttcttggagagatgaataccatgcctaaggggcaagagacccctcttggagttttgcatgctgaaccttttcagcacctcctctatgtatatttgatatgagagtcctatcattcttttagatctgtccctatagacctttatactaagaatggaggaagcttctcctagatctttcatggtaaatttttttgacaaccatactttgaccgatgtcagcatgagaatatcattttcaatcaggagaatgtcatctacacataatacgaggaatgtgatagtgctcccactgatttttttatatacatacggctcctcatttttgatgaaatcaaacgttttgatcacatcattaaatgaGTGTTTCAACTCTGAAATGCTTGCTTGAATCCATATATGgaactttgtagcttgcagaccatGTGATCGCTATTACTAGATGTAAAACCCAAAggttgcttcatatagatatcttcctcaa contains these protein-coding regions:
- the LOC105045468 gene encoding transcription factor bHLH106; translated protein: MYRSLSGSHRDGGNADGSGAAVAMPGYFMASLYPVEMGGGGGGGDAPLDRALIASRNHREAEKRRRERIKSHLDRLRTILACDPKTDKASLLAKAVEHVRDLKQRTADMTETQLFPTENDEIVVLPSSSSNGEGSVFEASLCCEDRSDLLPELIETLRSLRLKTLRADIATLGGRVRNVLVLAREKEEYEEEKEEEEGSGGAFLRDALKALVDRPVSDDRSKRRRVVDRGLA